In Gemmatimonadetes bacterium T265, one DNA window encodes the following:
- a CDS encoding aminotransferase translates to MTDTLLTSPAPAARLALLSGEGALDVFRRAQELERAGRPVIHLELGAPDVDAPSHVVDAAVAALRAGDARYVAPQGLPELREAIAADVRSRGVEADADRVLVTPSAKTAVFYALLAAVGPGDEVLVPDPGFPIYASVVRFAGGVPVGYAHDADGAPDLDDVAARVTPRTRALALNAPGNPTGGALGPAALARLAELARRHDLVVVADDIYSRLVYEGGRAPSAAAFAPERTLLVDGFSKTYAMTGYRLGYLVAPPAWTERLVTLAVNGHTCVPPFVQRAGVAALAGPQDAVAAQVAAYRARRDFLVAALGAIAGVRCAAPAGAFYVFPDFSAALAPRGLTSRAFAGRLLEAHGVAAIDGAAFGPCGEGHLRFSFASARSDLDAAVARVREAVAALGA, encoded by the coding sequence ATGACCGACACGCTCCTCACCTCCCCCGCCCCCGCCGCCCGCCTGGCCCTCCTGTCCGGCGAGGGGGCGCTCGACGTCTTCCGCCGCGCGCAGGAACTCGAGCGCGCCGGGCGCCCCGTCATCCACCTCGAGCTCGGCGCCCCCGACGTCGACGCGCCCTCGCACGTCGTCGACGCGGCCGTGGCCGCCCTGCGCGCCGGCGACGCGCGCTACGTCGCGCCGCAGGGCCTCCCCGAGCTGCGCGAGGCGATCGCCGCCGACGTGCGCTCGCGCGGCGTGGAGGCGGACGCCGACCGGGTGCTGGTCACGCCGAGCGCGAAGACGGCGGTGTTCTACGCGCTGCTCGCGGCCGTGGGGCCGGGCGACGAGGTGCTCGTGCCCGACCCCGGGTTCCCGATCTACGCCTCAGTGGTGCGCTTCGCGGGCGGGGTGCCGGTGGGCTACGCGCACGACGCCGACGGCGCGCCCGACCTCGACGACGTCGCCGCGCGGGTCACGCCGCGCACGCGCGCCCTCGCGCTCAACGCGCCCGGCAACCCGACCGGCGGTGCGTTAGGCCCGGCGGCCCTCGCGCGCCTCGCCGAGCTGGCGCGGCGGCACGACCTCGTCGTCGTCGCCGACGACATCTACTCGCGGCTCGTCTACGAGGGGGGGCGGGCGCCGAGCGCGGCGGCGTTCGCGCCCGAGCGCACGCTGCTCGTCGACGGGTTCTCGAAGACGTACGCGATGACGGGCTACCGGCTGGGGTACCTCGTCGCGCCGCCGGCGTGGACCGAGCGGCTCGTCACGCTCGCGGTGAACGGGCACACGTGCGTGCCGCCGTTCGTGCAGCGGGCGGGCGTGGCGGCGCTCGCCGGGCCGCAGGACGCGGTCGCGGCGCAGGTCGCGGCGTACCGCGCGCGGCGCGACTTTCTCGTCGCGGCGCTCGGCGCGATCGCGGGCGTGCGCTGCGCCGCCCCGGCGGGGGCGTTCTACGTCTTCCCCGACTTCTCCGCGGCGCTCGCGCCCCGGGGGCTGACGTCGCGCGCCTTCGCCGGCCGGCTGCTGGAGGCGCACGGCGTGGCCGCGATCGACGGCGCGGCGTTCGGGCCGTGCGGCGAGGGGCACCTGCGCTTCTCGTTCGCGTCGGCGCGCTCGGACCTCGACGCGGCGGTCGCGCGCGTGCGGGAGGCGGTGGCCGCGTTAGGCGCATGA
- a CDS encoding 3-oxoacyl-ACP reductase, protein MDLGIRGKVALVAASSRGLGRATAEALAAEGADLVLCARGAGALAETAEHVRRTYGVRVADVAADVADPAGVARVVGAAEALGPVEILVTNAGGPPAGPFESHDAAAWQEAVRVNLASVVELVRAVLPGMKARRWGRVVNVTSIAVKQPVDNLILSNSVRAAVTGFARTLANEVAPFGVTVNNVMPGYTRTARVDELARRNAALRGTTPADEFGGWERQIPMGRLGEPAEFGAMVAFLCSRQASYTTGASIPVDGGWIRALV, encoded by the coding sequence GTGGACCTCGGCATCCGGGGCAAGGTCGCGCTCGTCGCCGCCTCGAGCCGCGGCCTCGGGCGGGCGACGGCGGAGGCGCTCGCGGCGGAGGGCGCGGACCTCGTGCTCTGCGCGCGCGGGGCGGGGGCGCTGGCGGAGACGGCCGAGCACGTGCGCCGGACGTACGGCGTGCGCGTCGCGGACGTCGCGGCCGACGTCGCGGACCCGGCGGGCGTGGCGCGCGTCGTCGGCGCGGCGGAGGCGTTAGGCCCGGTCGAGATCCTCGTCACCAACGCCGGCGGGCCGCCGGCCGGGCCGTTCGAGAGCCACGACGCCGCCGCGTGGCAGGAGGCGGTGCGCGTCAACCTGGCGAGCGTCGTCGAGCTCGTGCGCGCCGTGCTCCCCGGCATGAAGGCGCGGCGGTGGGGGCGGGTCGTCAACGTGACGTCGATCGCCGTCAAGCAGCCGGTCGACAACCTCATCCTCTCGAACAGCGTGCGGGCCGCGGTGACCGGGTTCGCGCGCACGCTCGCCAACGAGGTGGCGCCGTTCGGGGTGACGGTGAACAACGTCATGCCCGGCTACACGCGCACGGCGCGCGTCGACGAGCTGGCGCGGCGCAACGCGGCGCTCCGCGGCACTACGCCGGCGGACGAGTTCGGCGGCTGGGAGCGGCAGATCCCGATGGGGCGGCTCGGCGAGCCGGCGGAGTTCGGGGCGATGGTGGCGTTCCTGTGCTCGCGCCAGGCGAGTTACACGACGGGGGCCTCGATCCCGGTGGACGGGGGGTGGATCCGGGCGCTGGTGTGA
- a CDS encoding oxidoreductase: protein MPAANPDATPRKTAIVTGGSRGLGRNTVLSLAERGVDSIFTYHSNRAEADKVIGLVTEAGRRAIALQLDAGDVGSFDDFAERVRQALGELGAERFDYLVNNAGTSHGKSFEQTTEAELDALYNVHLKGVFFLTQKLLPLINDGGRIVNLSTGLTRIVMPNRAAYGSIKGAVEVLTKYMAKELGPRRIAVNVVAPGAIATDFSGGVVRDNPEVNKAVAGMTALGRAGLPDDIGPMIASLLSEDNRWVNAQRIEVSGGMAI, encoded by the coding sequence ATGCCTGCCGCAAATCCAGACGCCACACCCAGGAAGACCGCGATCGTCACCGGCGGCAGCCGGGGGCTCGGCCGCAACACCGTGTTGAGCCTCGCCGAGCGCGGCGTCGACTCGATCTTCACCTACCATTCCAACCGAGCAGAAGCCGACAAGGTAATCGGCCTGGTAACCGAGGCCGGGCGACGGGCGATCGCCCTGCAGCTCGACGCCGGCGACGTCGGCTCCTTCGACGATTTTGCGGAGCGCGTACGCCAGGCGCTCGGCGAACTCGGGGCCGAGCGGTTCGACTACCTCGTCAACAACGCGGGCACCTCGCACGGGAAGAGCTTCGAGCAGACCACGGAGGCGGAGCTGGACGCCCTCTACAACGTCCATCTCAAGGGCGTATTCTTCCTGACCCAGAAGCTGCTGCCGCTCATCAACGACGGCGGACGGATCGTGAACCTGTCGACCGGTCTCACGCGCATCGTGATGCCGAACCGCGCCGCCTACGGCTCGATCAAGGGGGCGGTCGAGGTGCTGACGAAGTACATGGCCAAGGAATTGGGGCCGCGCCGGATCGCGGTCAACGTCGTCGCGCCGGGCGCCATCGCCACCGACTTCAGCGGCGGCGTGGTCCGCGACAATCCCGAGGTGAACAAGGCCGTCGCCGGCATGACCGCGCTGGGGCGTGCCGGCCTGCCCGACGACATCGGCCCGATGATCGCGTCGCTGCTCTCCGAGGACAACCGCTGGGTCAACGCGCAGCGCATCGAGGTCTCCGGCGGCATGGCGATTTAG
- a CDS encoding AraC family transcriptional regulator, with translation MSVRALADAVRRYTDARGGSGTFATAVDGLTLHRADHERRPAYRVFKPALCVVAQGAKTAVIGERQLEYRAGQALVASVEVPGVGRVAEASPGAPYLGVIVELDLAAIREVLESLTSPPGPAGGARDDARDASRDDARAGVVVVNVEKPLADGVLRLVRLLDTPAAIPTLRPLIMRELCYWLLTGPHGGVVARMALATTHAVPVLRAVHVLRDRFAEPVRVEELARVARLSPSAFHRQFRAVTALTPLQYQKQLRLLEARRLMVAEAVGAESAAYQVGYESPSQFSREYARMFGAPPRRDADAVRAVVADES, from the coding sequence ATGTCAGTCCGTGCGTTGGCCGACGCCGTCCGGCGCTACACCGACGCCCGGGGCGGGTCGGGCACGTTCGCCACGGCGGTGGACGGGCTCACGCTCCACCGCGCGGATCACGAGCGGCGGCCCGCCTACCGGGTGTTCAAGCCCGCGCTCTGCGTCGTCGCCCAGGGGGCGAAGACGGCGGTCATCGGCGAACGGCAGCTCGAGTACCGGGCGGGGCAGGCCCTCGTGGCGAGCGTCGAGGTGCCGGGCGTCGGGCGGGTGGCCGAGGCCAGCCCGGGCGCGCCGTACCTGGGCGTCATCGTCGAGCTCGACCTGGCCGCCATCCGCGAGGTTCTCGAAAGCCTAACGTCGCCGCCCGGCCCGGCCGGCGGCGCGCGCGACGACGCACGTGACGCATCACGCGACGACGCGCGCGCGGGCGTCGTCGTCGTGAACGTCGAGAAGCCGCTGGCCGACGGCGTGCTGCGCCTGGTGCGCCTGCTCGACACGCCCGCGGCGATCCCGACCTTGCGGCCGCTCATCATGCGCGAGCTCTGCTACTGGCTGCTGACCGGCCCGCACGGGGGCGTGGTCGCCCGCATGGCGCTGGCGACTACGCACGCCGTCCCCGTCCTCCGGGCGGTACACGTGCTCCGCGACCGGTTCGCCGAGCCAGTCCGGGTCGAGGAGCTGGCGCGGGTCGCCCGGCTGAGCCCGTCCGCCTTCCACCGGCAGTTCCGGGCCGTGACCGCGCTGACACCGTTGCAGTACCAGAAGCAGCTCCGGCTGCTCGAGGCCCGGCGCTTGATGGTGGCCGAGGCGGTCGGCGCCGAGTCCGCCGCGTACCAGGTCGGGTACGAGAGCCCGTCGCAGTTCAGCCGCGAGTACGCCCGCATGTTCGGCGCGCCGCCGCGGCGGGACGCCGACGCGGTCCGGGCGGTCGTCGCCGACGAGTCCTGA